Proteins found in one uncultured Desulfuromonas sp. genomic segment:
- a CDS encoding rhodanese-like domain-containing protein, with product MAVIAVQERGCVAMEDAVDQVLQRMTLDFVGQSRHKISPAALFATDDAVLLDIRTEPEQLTLPLGFVYHAQVIHLPLDQLPSRFSELPQGRPIGIFCPHGVRAAMSYLYLQAKGYEQVFVLDGGYEALAEEARPGNVLKRCSQSSQQV from the coding sequence ATGGCGGTGATCGCCGTGCAGGAAAGAGGATGTGTAGCCATGGAAGATGCAGTGGATCAGGTTCTGCAGCGGATGACTCTTGATTTTGTCGGACAGTCGCGGCATAAAATATCCCCCGCCGCCCTTTTTGCCACAGACGATGCCGTCTTGCTGGATATCCGTACTGAGCCGGAGCAGCTGACACTGCCCTTGGGCTTTGTTTATCATGCCCAGGTGATTCATCTCCCTCTGGATCAGCTCCCGTCACGATTTTCCGAACTGCCGCAGGGACGGCCGATCGGTATTTTCTGTCCCCATGGTGTGCGTGCCGCCATGAGTTACTTGTATTTGCAGGCCAAAGGTTATGAGCAGGTCTTTGTGCTCGATGGTGGCTATGAAGCCCTCGCTGAAGAAGCACGCCCCGGGAATGTGCTGAAGCGCTGCTCCCAATCATCGCAGCAGGTCTGA
- the rlmKL gene encoding bifunctional 23S rRNA (guanine(2069)-N(7))-methyltransferase RlmK/23S rRNA (guanine(2445)-N(2))-methyltransferase RlmL, protein MAGELNFFATASKGLEPLLAEELETLQAQDVRQVRGGVRFNGSLETAYRVCLWSRLAGRVLLPVVEAPVTDSESLYRAVAAFAWEEHFDVSNTFAVDCNLASSQLTHSRYAALKTKDAVVDRFRDHCGVRPDVVVDQPDWRLNVWILKDVLTLSLDLSGDSLHRRGYRTQGGKAPLKEHLAAALLLRAGWPQKAAVGAPLVDPMCGSGTLVLEAALMAGDCAPGLKRDYMGFLHWRQHDADLWNRLRDEAVQRREQGLQTVPRLVGYDQDPSAIKNAWDNAANAGLQDKVHFERRELSSFGDEPISEQPGLIITNPPYGERLGEVEDLMGLYQLLGQRVREHFLHWQLSVFTSGNQFGHQLEMRARKKHQFFNGALKCQLLHFDVEPQHFYRETVSLPHGLAEVEELSDGAEMFVNRLRKNLKKLRRWAKRQHVTCYRVYDADLPDYAVAIDLYEGAAHVQEYQAPSTVDTRQARRRLREIITVLPDELGIAADQVYVKTRKRQRGSEQYERQAEQGSFFEISEGGNWFLVNLSDYLDTGLFLDHRQTRELIRSLTQGKHFLNLFAYTASVSVYAADGGARSTTSVDMSTTYTEWARKNLKINGFDGPQHQVIRADCLKWVKECQEKYDVIFLDPPTFSNSKKMAGNFDIQRDHVDLIYAVADLLTPGGVLIFSNNLRNFKMDRDQLADLVIEDITRQTIPEDYSRRRNIHNCWKIEWR, encoded by the coding sequence ATGGCTGGTGAGCTGAATTTTTTTGCGACCGCTTCCAAGGGGCTGGAACCCCTTCTGGCTGAAGAGCTGGAGACACTTCAGGCGCAGGATGTCCGACAGGTGCGTGGTGGCGTGCGTTTCAATGGTTCACTGGAAACCGCCTACCGGGTGTGTCTGTGGTCGCGTCTGGCCGGTCGAGTGTTGTTGCCGGTGGTGGAAGCTCCCGTGACCGACAGTGAATCACTGTATCGCGCGGTGGCTGCCTTTGCCTGGGAAGAGCATTTCGATGTGTCCAATACCTTTGCCGTTGATTGTAACCTGGCCAGTTCGCAATTGACCCATTCGCGCTATGCAGCATTGAAAACCAAAGACGCCGTGGTGGATCGTTTTCGCGATCACTGCGGTGTTCGGCCGGATGTTGTCGTTGATCAGCCGGATTGGCGTCTCAATGTCTGGATTCTTAAAGATGTGCTGACGCTGAGTCTGGATCTGTCCGGCGACAGTCTGCATCGTCGTGGCTATCGGACGCAGGGCGGCAAGGCGCCGCTGAAAGAGCATCTGGCTGCCGCGTTGTTGTTGCGTGCCGGTTGGCCGCAGAAGGCAGCGGTTGGGGCTCCATTGGTTGATCCCATGTGTGGTTCCGGGACTCTGGTGCTGGAAGCGGCGTTGATGGCCGGCGATTGTGCGCCGGGGCTGAAGCGTGACTATATGGGCTTTCTGCACTGGCGGCAGCACGATGCCGATCTGTGGAATCGCCTGCGCGATGAGGCTGTACAGCGTCGTGAGCAGGGTCTGCAGACAGTGCCGCGTCTGGTGGGCTATGATCAGGATCCATCGGCGATCAAGAATGCCTGGGACAATGCGGCCAATGCCGGATTACAGGATAAGGTTCACTTTGAGCGTCGCGAGCTGTCCAGTTTCGGCGACGAACCGATCAGTGAGCAACCCGGATTGATCATCACCAATCCGCCGTACGGAGAACGGTTAGGCGAGGTGGAGGATCTGATGGGGTTATACCAGCTCCTCGGGCAACGGGTGCGTGAACATTTTTTGCACTGGCAGCTCAGTGTGTTTACCAGCGGAAACCAGTTTGGTCATCAGTTGGAGATGCGCGCCCGTAAAAAACACCAGTTTTTCAATGGGGCACTCAAATGTCAGTTGCTCCATTTTGACGTCGAGCCACAGCATTTTTACCGGGAGACCGTCTCGCTGCCCCATGGTTTAGCGGAAGTGGAAGAGCTTAGCGATGGTGCCGAGATGTTCGTCAATCGGTTGCGTAAGAACCTTAAAAAATTGCGACGTTGGGCCAAGCGTCAACACGTGACCTGTTATCGGGTTTACGATGCCGACCTTCCCGATTACGCCGTGGCCATTGATCTGTATGAGGGGGCGGCCCACGTTCAGGAGTATCAGGCGCCGTCCACTGTGGATACACGCCAGGCAAGACGACGATTGCGGGAGATTATCACCGTCCTGCCGGATGAACTGGGCATTGCTGCCGACCAGGTTTATGTTAAAACCCGTAAGCGTCAGCGGGGATCCGAGCAATACGAACGTCAGGCCGAGCAAGGCTCCTTTTTTGAGATCAGTGAAGGCGGCAACTGGTTCCTGGTGAATCTGTCCGATTATCTGGACACCGGTCTGTTTCTCGATCATCGCCAGACCCGCGAATTGATTCGCTCGTTAACACAGGGCAAACACTTTCTCAACCTGTTTGCCTATACCGCCAGTGTCAGTGTTTATGCGGCGGATGGTGGAGCACGCTCGACAACCTCTGTCGATATGTCGACCACCTATACCGAATGGGCGCGAAAAAATCTGAAAATTAATGGCTTTGACGGTCCGCAGCATCAAGTGATTCGGGCTGACTGCCTGAAATGGGTCAAAGAGTGTCAAGAGAAGTATGATGTGATTTTTCTCGACCCTCCGACATTTTCAAATTCAAAAAAGATGGCAGGTAATTTTGACATCCAACGCGATCATGTTGACTTGATTTATGCTGTCGCAGATCTGTTGACGCCCGGCGGTGTTTTGATTTTCTCAAATAATCTGCGTAACTTTAAGATGGACCGTGATCAGTTGGCCGACCTGGTGATTGAAGATATCACCCGCCAGACGATTCCTGAAGACTATTCCCGACGTCGCAATATTCATAACTGTTGGAAGATTGAATGGCGGTGA